From the Saccharomonospora marina XMU15 genome, the window TGTCCTTCAGCCACGAGTGCTCGGGGCCGACACCGGGATAGTCCAGTCCCGCCGAGATCGAGTACGCCTCGATGGTCTGCCCGTCGTCGTCCTGCAGCAGGTAGGACATCGCGCCGTGCAGCGTCCCGGGGGTGCCCTCGGTCAGGGTCGCGCCGTGCTCGCCCGACTCGATCCCCTTGCCGCCGGGCTCGAGGCCGACCAGCCGCACGTCGGCGTCGTCGATGAAGCCGTGGAAGATTCCGATGGCGTTGGAGCCTCCCCCGACACACGCGGCGACGGCGTCGGGCAGCCTGCCGGTCAGCCGCAGCATCTGCTCGCGGGCCTCCTCGCCGATGACCTTGTGGAAGTTGCGCACCATCACCGGGAACGGGTGCGCGCCCGCCGCGGTGCCGAGCAGGTAGTGAGTGGTGTCCACGTTGGTCACCCAGTCGCGCAACGCCTCGTTGATGGCGTCCTTCAGCGTGCGCGAGCCCGTGGCGACCGGAATCACCTCGGCGCCGAGCAGCCGCATCCGCGCCACGTTGAGCGCCTGCCGCTTGGTGTCCACCTCTCCCATGTAGACGACGCACTCGAGGTCGAGCAGCGCGCAGGCGGTGGCGGTGGCGACCCCGTGCTGGCCCGCCCCGGTCTCGGCGATGACGCGCTTCTTGCCCATCCGCTTGGTGAGCAACGCCTGACCGAGCACGTTGTTGATCTTGTGTGACCCGGTGTGGTTGAGGTCCTCCCGCTTGAGGAAGATCCGGGCACCACCCGCGTGCCTGGCGAACCGGGGCGCCTCCGTCAGCAGCGAGGGCCTGCCCGCGTAGCCGGTGAGCAACCGGGTGAACTCGGCGGTGAACTCCGGGTCGAGCCTGGCCTTGTCGTACTCCGCCGAGAGCTCGTCGAGCGCGCCCATCAGCGCCTCGGGCAGGAACCGCCCGCCGTAGGGCCCGAAGTGCCCGCGCTCGTCGGGGTCGTGGCCGCCCCTGTGCTTCTCGCTCACCTGCTCGGCCTCGGACATGCCGGGTGCGACCCCGCGGTCACCAGCTTGACCAGCGCGCCCTTGGGGTCGTCGGTCGCCACCAGGCCCTCGCCGACCAGCACGGCGTCCGCACCGTGTCCGGCGTAGGCCATCAGATCGCCAGGTCCACGGACGCCCGACTCGGCGACCTTGTACGTCTCCATGGGCAGTCCGGGAGCGAGCCTGCCGAACACGTCCCTGTCGACCTCGAGGGTGTGCAGGTTGCGCGCGTTGATGCCGATCACCGTGGCCCCCGCCTCCAGCGCCCGGTCGGCCTCCTCGGCGTTGTGCACCTCCACGAGTGCGGTCATGCCGAGCGACTCGACCCGGTCCAGCAACGAGACCAGCGCGTTCTGCTCCAGCGCGGCGACGATCAGCAGCACCATGTCGGCACCGTGCAGCCGGGCCTCGTGTACCTGGTACGGGCTCACGATGAAGTCCTTGCGCAGCAGCGGAACGTCCACCGCTGCCCGCACGGCGTCCAGATCGGCCAGCGAGCCGCCGAAGCGCCTGCGCTCGGTGAGCACGCTGATCACGCGGGCGCCCGCGTCCTCGTAGTCCCTGGCAAGCGACGCCGGGTCCGGAATCGGCGCGAGGTCGCCCTTCGACGGGCTGCGCCGCTTGACCTCCGCGATCACCCCGATACCCGACTCCCGCAGTGCCGCCATCACGTCTCGGGGCGGCTGGGCAGCCGCCGCGCGCCGCTTCAGCTCGTCGAACGGCAGCTGCGCCTCACGCTGGGCCAGGTCGGCGCGGATGTCGGCGATGATGTCCTCGAGCACGCTCACCGGGTAGCTCCGCCGGGAGTCGCGATTGTTGCCTCGTTCGCAAGGTGGCTCACAAAAACCTTCCCCTTCCCGCCGAAATGATGCTAACCCTCGCGGACCGACGTACCGGCTTCGGGTCGGAATTGCCTTGCCCACCAGTGAAAAAGCCGCCGCTGTTAACTCCTCGTGGTCGGATCATCGCCGTCGGAAAGGGCCTGCCACAGGTCCGGCCGCGAATCCTGGCGCTCACGTCGCCCTCCCGGCGCGGAATACCTGGCCCCCATTCGGGGCAGCAGCCCGCCACGCCAGGCGAGCACCGCGCCCGCACCGCCGAGCAGCACCACGCCCGCGACAGCCACGGCAGGGCCGAGCAAGGTCCTCGCCGGTTCGCCGGGTCCTTCCCCGTACCCGGGAGCCCAGCCGCTCGACGAGATCCGCTGCGCACCGTTGAGTGCCGCGTCCAGCACCGCGTAAAGCGCCCACGCCGCCACCGCGAGAACGAGCACACCGAACACCCGACGTAGCCAACCTCCGGTAGCCAGCGTGGCGGCGACCGCCGCGAGCGCGAACAGCGCCAGCGGTGTCAGCGCGGTGAGCGACTGCCCGCCGGTGACGTCGTCGGCGAGCCTGCCGTTCCTGGTCAGCCCGCGCGGCACGTCGAGCCAGGGCAGCCCGCTCGATGCCCACAGCGCCACCGCGGCAACCACCAGCGCGCCCACTACGATCCACAGTAGACGCTTGTCGGTCGCGGTCGGTGCAGGCTGAGTCACGGGATCTCACGTGGCCGCGCCGGGCTCATGGTGCCAGCGGCGGCCACCGCCGACAGCACCGTACGCGCCTTGTTCAGCGACTCGTTGTCCTCGTACTCGGCCTGCGAGTCGGCGACCACACCACCGCCCGCCTGCACGTAGGCGGTGCCGTCGCGCATCAGCGCGGTGCGGATGGCGATGGCGGTGTCCGCGTCGCCCGCGAAGTCGAGGTAGCCCACGACCCCGCCGTAGAGCCCCCTGCGGGTGGGCTCCAGCTCCTCGATGAGTTCCATCGCCCGCACCTTCGGCGCCCCTGACAGCGTTCCCGCCGGAAAGCACGCGAGCACGGCGTCGAACGCGGTCCTGCCTTCGGCCAGTTCCCCGGTCACCGTCGAGACGAGGTGCATCACGTGGCTGTAGCGCTCGACGGAGAAGAAGTCGACCACGTGCACCGTGCCGGGCTTGCAGACCTTACCGAGATCGTTGCGGCCGAGATCGACGAGCATGAGGTGCTCGGCGCGCTCCTTGTCGTCACTGAGCAGGTCCTTGGCCAGCTGCGCGTCCTCGTCCGGGTCGGCCCCACGCCAGCGGGTACCCGCGATCGGGTGGGTCGTGGCCCTGCCGTCGCGCACGGTCACCAGCGACTCGGGGCTGGAGCCGACGATGTCGAAGCCGTCCAGCCGCAGCAGGTACATGTACGGGCTCGGGTTGGAGGTACGCAGCACGCGGTACACGTCGAGGGCGTCGGCGCCGGTGCGCATCTCGAACCGCTGCGACGGCACGATCTGGAACGCCTCGCCCGCGTGGATGGCTTCCCGCGCCGCTTCGACGGCGGCATGGAAGTCCGCCTTCGCGCGGCGCCTGGTGAACTCGGGCTCGGGCCGGTCGAACACCGCGTTGGTGGCGGGCGCCGGAGCGGCGAGCTGCGCGGTCATCTGCTCCAGCCGTTGGACCGCGGCCTCGTAGGCGGCATCCACCCGTTCCGGGGAGTCGTCCCAGTTGACGGCGTTGGCGATGAGCGTGACCGTGCCCTCGTGGTGGTCGTAGGCGGCCAGGTCGGTCGCCAGCAACATCGTCAGCTCGGGGATGTCGATGTCCTTCTCCGCCAGTTCGGGCAGCCGTTCCAGCCAGCGGACGGAGTCGTAGCCGATGTAGCCGACCATCCCGCCGGTCAGCGGCGGCATGCCCGGCAGCGGCTCGGTGTGGAGCATGGCGATCGTCTCGCGCAGGACCGTCAGCGGGTCGCCCTCGGTCGGCAGCCCGGCCACCGGCGTGCCGGTCCACACGGCCCTGCCGTCGCGCACGGTCAGCGCGGCCGGGCTACGCACTCCCACGAACGACCAACGCGACCAGGACTGCCCGTTCTCGGCGGACTCGAGCAGGAAGGTGTTCGGCCGCGTTCCGGCAAGCTTGCGGTAGAGCCCCACCGGAGTGTCGGCGTCGGCGAGCAGTCGCCGCACGACCGGAATCACCCGCCGGTCCGTCGCCAGCGCGCGGAACTCCTCGAGACCGGGGCTCACCGCGCCGAGGCCGGTGGCGCCCTCGGCGAGGGAATGGGCAGTCACCATGTGCTCATTGTGCCGCCGGTGGTGACACCTCGTGCCCTCGGGGCGAATTCGTCAAACGTCGAATCAAATCCGGGAGTGCTGCATGATGGAGGAGTGACTTCCGCCAAGGACGCTACCCCCACCAAGCGGCGCGGCCGCCGCCCTGCCGGGGAGGACACCAGGGCGGCGCTGCTCGAAGCGGCGAGAACGGTGTTCGCGGAGGGCGGCTACGACGGCGCCACCGTGCGCGCCATCGCAGCGAGGGCGGGCGTGGACGCCGCGATGGTGAACCACTGGTTCGGCGGCAAGGAAGGCCTGTTCGCGCAGGCCGTACTGCAGGTGCCGTTCGACTTCCGCGACGTGCTCGACGAGGTGACCGCCGACGGGCCGCAGCACCTGGGCCGCAACATCGTGCGCGCCTTCGTCACCCGCTGGGACGGCGCGGGCGGCGAGGTGTTCACAGCACTGGTGCGCAGCGTCACCGCGCGCGAGGAGGCGTTGCACCTGCTCAAGGAGACCCTGGTCAGCAGGATCTTCGCGGGGATCACCAGCGCGGCCGGGAGCGACCAGGCCGAACTGCGGGCGGGGTTGTGCGCCAGCCAGGTGATCGGGCTGGGCATGGCGCGCTACGTCGCCAGGATGGAGCCGCTGGCGAGCGCGGACATCGACACCCTCGTGGAGACCATCGCGCCCACCCTGCAGCGCTACCTCACCGGCGACATCGGCTTCCCCGGCTGACGCGCGCCCGGCTCCTCGTCGCGCAGCAGTACCCGGTCCTCGGCGTCGAAGCAGGTGGTGGTGCCGGTGTGGCAGGCGGGCCCGGTCTGCTCCACCCGCACCAGCAACGTGTCGGCGTCGCAGTCGATCCTGACCTCCCGCACGTGCTGGGTGTGGCCCGAGGTCTCGCCCTTGACCCACAGCCGGTTCCTGCTCCGCGAGAAGTACGTGGCCCTGCGCGTGGTGAGCGTGGCGTGCAGCGCCTCGTCGTTCATCCACGCCACCATCAGTACTTCCGAGGTGGCGTGCTCCACCACCACGGCACACACCAGGCCGTCGGCGGTGCGCTTGAGCCGCTCGGCGATCGCGGGATCGAGCCCACCGCTCACCGAACCTCCACCCCTCCCGCGCGCAGCGCGTCCTTCACCTGGCCGATCTTGAGTTCGCCGAAGTGGAACACGCTCGCCGCGAGCACGGCGTCGGCTCCCGCGCGCACCGCGGGCAGGAAGTGCTCGGGTGCGCCCGCGCCGCCGCTGGCGATCAGCGGCACCCGCACCGCCGCCCGCACCAGCCGGATCAGCTCCAGGTCGAAGCCCCGCTTCGTGCCGTCGGCGTCCATGGAGTTCAGCAGGATCTCCCCGACCCCCAGTTCCTCGCCGCGCGCGGCCCACTCCACCGCGTCGATCCCGGTGCCGTTGCGCCCGCCGTGGGTGGTCACCTCGAAACCGGACCCGGTCGGCGTGCCGCCCTGCGGCACCCTCCTGGCGTCCACCGACAGCACCACACACTGCGCCCCGAACCGCCGGGAAGCCTCCCGCAGCAGTTCCGGGCGCGCGATCGCGGCGGTGTTCAGGCTCACCTTGTCGGCGCCCGCGCGAAGCAGCCGGTCGATGTCGTCGGTGCTGCGGACTCCCCCGCCGACCGTCAGCGGGATGAACACCTGCTCCGCGGTGCGGCGCACCACCTCGTAGGTGGTCTCGCGGTCGCCGGAGGATGCGGTGACGTCGAGGAAGGTCAACTCGTCCGCGCCTTCGGCGTCGTAGGCGCGGGCCAGCTCGACGGGATCGCCCGCGTCGCGCAGATCGGTGAAGTTGACGCCCTTGACCACCCTGCCCGCGTCGACGTCAAGACACGGGATGACCCTCACTGCGACGGACATGCGTCAAGCGTACGGCCGAACGGGACGGCCGCCGCGCCGCCGGGCCCGGCCGGCGCCACCGGGCGAGGGGTCCCGTATGATCTCGCGGCTGTAGGCAGCCCCGGAGGCCGGGCCACGTGTCGGTTCCTCGCCTGCGCGGCACCTGCTTCAGGTCCCGCAGCCGGGGACCGCGGCCGGGACCCAGCACCGCCCCCACCGCGGTCGACCGGCTTCGTCCCGACGGAAGGCACATGACCATGCGTGGCGTGGCCAGACGGAGCTCGCGGCCCAGATTCTCTAGGGTGTCTTCATGACACTCGTCTCGGTGGGGGAAGCGGCCGCGGTCGATTCCGCACGGCAGGAGCCGGTCGCCTGCCCGCGAGCTCGGCGGCTGCGCCGGCTACGCAGGCTGGCGCCTGCCGCGTCGGTGGCCGCGGGGACCGCACTCATCGGGACTCACGGGTCGGTGTACGGCAACTGGCTCATCGACGACGCCGCGATCTCGTTCGCCTACTCGCGCAGTATCGCCCAGGGCCTCGGCCCCGTGGTGCAGGCGGGCGCCGAGCCGGTGGAGGGGTTCTCCAATCCGACTTGGACGGTGCTGCTCGCGCTTGCCCGGCTGGTCGGGCTGTTCGACCGCGGCACGCTGTTCGGGGTTCCCGACTACGTGCTGCTTCCCAAGGCGCTGGCGTTGCTGTGCTGCGCGGGCATCCTCGCCGCCTGCTACGTCGCCGCCGCCAGGATCACCCGACGGCCGTGGCTGGCCACGATCGCCGTCGGCGCGATACTCGCGGCGATCCCTTCGTTCGTCATCTGGACGTTCTCCGGCCTCGAGAACTCGCTGTACGCGTTGATCGTCGGCTGGCAGGCGGTGCTGGTCTTCCGTGCGGTGCTTGACAACCGGCTGCTCGCCTGGAAGGTCGCGCTCTCGGCCGGTGTGCTCGCCGCACTGGCCGCACTGACCAGGCCGGAAGGGCTGATCTACGCGGGGGTCTACCCACTGGTGGTGCTCGGCAGCCTGCGCAGGCCGCTGCTGTGGCAGAGCGTGCGGCGAATCCTGCTGTCGACCGCGGCGTTCGCGGTGCCGGTCGGCGGGTATGTGGCGTGGCGCTACGCCACCTTCGGGCAGTTGCTGTCCAGCCCGTCGGTGGCGAAGGGGCAGGACATCCCGGCGCTTGAAGACATGGCCAGGCCGGGTGAACTGGTCGAGTACGCCGGTGCCCCTGCTGTGCTGGTGGTGGTAGCGCTGTTGGGGATGTTGCTGGCGAAGGCGCCGTGGTGGCGGCGGGGCCTGCTGGCGCTGCTGGTCCCGCTGGGCCTGGCGCTGCTGGCGTATGCCGTGCTGGAACCGGACTGGATGAGCCAGTACCGGTTCGCCACGCCGATCTGGGTGCTGGGCGCGCTGATCGCCACGCTGTCGGCCATCGAGGTGTTCACCAGGATCGGCCGCAGAGGGCGGGCCTGGCTGTCGGTGGGCCTGATCGCGGCGCTGCTGCCGTCGGCGGCCTCGTTCACCAGCCACGCTCAGGAGTTCCGTACCAAACCGAACATCTCGGCCTGCTACGTGGCCGACCGGTTCGGCCGCGTCTTCAACGCCTACGCCGACATCCTCGGACTGCGGCAGGCGTCGCTGCTCATTCCCGACCTCGGCGGTTCGGCTCTCACCAGCAGGCTGCGGCTGATCGACATGGCGGGCCTGACCCACGACCGGTTCGCCGAACTCGCCCGCGACCACGACAAGCCGGGCCAGCGCGACTACGTCTACGGCGAGGCGCGCCCGACATTCATCCACATCCGCGAGCCGTGGAGCAGCGGCACCGGGCTGGCCGCCGACCCGAGGCTGGAGCGCGACTACCACCCGATCCACTTCGACATCTACCAGGGTGCCCCGCACGGGGACTGGGTTCGCAAGGATGCCGTCACCGACGACGCGGCGCTGGCCAGGCTGCGTTCCTACGCCGACACCACCACCACGCGGGTGGAGCAGTCCGGCGCGGCCTGGCCCCGCCGCCACTGCGGAGCGACGCTTCGCCCCGGCCAGTCAACGATCCCGCAACCCTGACCACCCGCGAGTCCCCCGCTCCTGCCCGCGAGTCCCCCGCTCCTGCCTGCGAGTCCCGCGGTGCGATTCGCGCACCCGCACGCGGGCACGCCTTCGGGCGCCCGGCTAGCCTGGCCGCATGCGAGCGGAGCTGGACAGGCTGGCCGAGGAACCGTACGTGCTGCTGACCACCTTCCGCGCCGGCGGTGAGGCAGTCCCCACCCCGGTGTGGGTGGCGCGCATGGACTCCGAACTCGTGGTGTGGACCGAGCGCAAGGCGGGCAAGGTCAAGCGCGTCCGGCGAAACCCGGCGGTGGAGCTGGTGGCGTGCGACTTCAGGGGGCGCAACACCAAGGGAGCGACGGTCACCGGCACCGCGAGGGTGCTGGCCGACGAGGACAGCGAACGGGTCCGGCGAGCCATCGCCCGCAAGTACGGCGTGGTGGGCAGGGTGTCGATGTTCCTGTCCCGGCTGCGGGGCGGGCGGCAACGCACGGTCGGCCTTGCCGTCACCCTCGACGGCGTGACCGGTCAGCAGCGCTGAGCCGCAACCAACCTCAGCCAGCCTCAACCAGCCCGCGAGACCGCGGCCAGCGCATCGGGGAGCGTGAACGCGCCCGCGTAGAGCGCCTTGCCCACGATCGCACCCTCGACGCCGTCGGACTCCAGCGTCGCCAGTGCACGCAGGTCGTCCAGGCTGGAGACACCACCGGAGGCGATCACCGCCGCGTCGGTGCGCGCCGTGACCTCACGCAGCAGCTCCAGGTTCGGGCCGCCCAGCGTGCCGTCCTTGCTGACGTCGGTCACCACGTAGCGCTGGGCACCGTCGCGGTCGAGGCGCTCGAGCACCTCCCACAGGTCACCCCCGTCGCTGGTCCAGCCCCTCGCGGCGAGCCGGTGCCCTTCGCCGGTGATGCGCACGTCGAGTCCGATCGCCACCCGGTCGCCGTAGGCGGCGAGCACCTTCGCGCACCAGTACGGGTCCTCCAAGGCCGCGGTGCCCAGGTTGACCCTGCGCGCCCCGGTGGCCAGCGCGGCCCGCAGCGAGTCGTCGTCGCGGATGCCACCGGACAGCTCGACGTCCACATCGAGCTTGCCGACGACCTCGGCCAGCAGTTCCCGGTTGCTGCCCTTGCCGAAGGCCGCGTCGAGATCGACCAGATGGACCCACTCCGCGCCGTCGCGCTGCCAGGCCAACGCGGCGTCGAGCGGGGAGCCGTAGGAGGTCTCGGTCCCGGCCTCGCCGCGCACCAGGCGAACGGCTTGGCCATCGGCGACATCGACTGCGGGAAGGAGGGTCAGGGTCACCGGGCCACTATAGGAAGCGGCTCCCGCCTCACCGAGCGGAGGGTGCCACGCGGCTGCTCACAGCGTGCCCAGCCAGTTGGCCAGCAACCGCGCGCCCGCGTCGCCCGACTTCTCCGGGTGGAACTGAGTGGCACACAACGGGCCGTTCTCCACCGCCGCGACGAAGTCCTCGCCGTGGTGCGCCAGCGTCACCTTCGGCTGCCCGCCGGGCAGTCCGGAGACCAGTTCCCAGCGCCGCACGGCGTAGGAGTGTACGAAGTAGAACCGGGCATCCGGGTCGATCCCCTCGAACAGCCGCGAGCCCGGCGCCACCTTGACGGTGTTCCAACCCATGTGGGGCAGCACGTCGGCGTGCAACCGCTCGACCGTGCCCGGCCACTCACCGAGCCCCTTGGCCTCGACGCCGTGCTCGACGCCGCGTTCGAACAGCACCTGCATCCCGACGCAGATGCCGAGCACCGGCCTGCCACCCGCCAACCGGGTGCCGACGATCTTGTCGCCGCCGACGGCCAGCACCCCCTCCATGCAGGCGGCGAACGCGCCGACACCGGGCACCACCAGCCCGTCCGCCTCGAGCGCGGCATGCGCGTCGGAGGTGACCTCGACATCGGCGCCCGCACGTCGCAGGGCACGCTCGGCGGAACGCAGGTTCCCGGAACCGTAGTCAAGGATCACGACCTGAGGCACGGTGTCCAGCCTAACCGCCGTCGCGGGCGCGCCACGCCACGGGCAACAGCACGAACGCGGCCACCGCCAGCACCCCGAACGCCACGGGAAAGCCGACCTGCGCCGCCACCGCGCCGACGGCCACGGCGCCGAGGCCCTGGCCCGCGTCGAAGGCCACGTTCCACGCGACACTCGCGGTGCCCGCAGAGGTACGCGCGAACATCGCCACCAGCGCGTCGTTCTGCACGACGCCGAACGCGGCGCCGAACAGACCGACCGCGGCCACCGCGAGCACGGGGTGAGCCGTCAACACCGCGATACCGAGCAGGCCGAGCCCGCAGGCCAGCAGCGCGCCCGGCAGCATCCGGCCGGGGCCACCACGCCGGTCGCCCACATGCCCTGCCAACCAGCGAGCCAGCATCCCGGCGCCGGGCACCGCGAACAGCGCCACCGCCGCCACGGGCGCGGACAGCATCAGCGGCAGGAACGTCGCCAGCGCCCCGAACCCGGTCGAGGCCGCAAGCATCGGCAACCACGGCCGCCACACCGCCGCGGTCACCTGCCTCGCGCCGTGCGGCCCGCCGTCGCCGGCGTGCCGCCGCGCAGGCCGGGCGGCGGGCAGGGCGAGCGTGGGCAGGATCGCGGCCAGCGGGATCGCGGTGGCCAGCACGAACACCGGCACGAATCCCCAACTCTGCGCGATGCCGGTGCCGATGGGCAGCCCGAGCAGTTGCGGCAGGCCGACGGCCAGCCCGTACAGCCCCGACCCGCGCGCGAGCGAGCCCGCGGGCAGCAACTCGGCGATCAGGGCGCTGCCGCAGACGGTGAGCAGGCCGAACCCGAGTCCACGGACCAGGGAGATGCCGAGTATCGCCGCGGGAGCCGTGCCCACCGCCAGCAGCGGTGACGGCAGGCCGAGCAGCAGGATCCCAGCCAGCAGGCCCGCACGGTAGCCGTACCGCCGGACGAAGGCGGGGACCGCGAACTGCGCGAGCACGGTGGCGGCCATGAACACACCGGTGGCCGCGCCCGCGGTCACCTCGCCCGCGCCCTGCCGTACCGCCCACAGCGGGACCACGGGCAGCAGCAGCGCGTAGCCGGTGAAGGCGCCAGCCGACGCCACCAGCATCAGTCGGAAGGACCGGTTCGCCAGCGGTGAGGCGGATTCCTCGCCCGCGCGGATCGCGGAGCGCAGCATGGGCACGAACCACATCTAGTACGCCCGTACCTATCTTGTCCAGTCGCCGCCGGTCGTCTCAGTGTCCGGACGCCCAGGCGACGAGTTCGTCGGCGGGAAGGGTGTTGACCACGTCGGCGGGCCGGACCCCGCACTCGGTGGCGCGGGCACAGCCGTAGGGCAGCCAACCCAGCTGGCCAGGCGCGTGCGCGTCGCTGTCGATGGCGAACCGGCAGCCCAGCTCGCGGGCAAGGCGCAGCAGCCGCCTCGGCGGGTCGAGGCGTTCCGGCCGGGAGTTGATCTCGACGGCGACGTCGTTGTCGCGGCAGGCGGAGAACACCGCCGTCGCGTCGAACCGCGACTGCGGCCTGCCACGGCCCTTCACCAGCCTGCCGGTGCAGTGGCCGAGAATGTTGACCCTCGGGTCGGCCACCGCGGTGAGCATCCGCCGCGTCATCTCCGGCTCGGGCATGCGTAACTGGGAGTGCACGCTGGCGACGACCACGTCGAGTTCGGCCAGCAGCTCGGGGTCCTGGTCCAGCGTGCCGTCGGGCAGGATGTCCACCTCGATGCCGGTGAGCACCCGCAGCGGCGCGAGTGTGGGGTTGAGTTCGGCGATCACTTCCAGCTGCCCGCGCAGCCGCTCGGCGGAAAGGCCACGCGCGACGGTCAGCCGCGGCGAGTGGTCGGTGAGCACGAGGTACTCGTGCCCGAGCTCGCGGGCGGCCAGCGCCATCTCCTCGATCGAGCTGCCACCGTCGGAGTAGTCCGAATGCGTGTGGCAGTCACCGCGCAGCGCGCGCAGCAGCTCCCCGCCGTCGGGCAGGTCCGGCGCGCCGCGCGTGGTCACCTCGGTGAGGTAGGCGGGTTCGCGGCCTGCCACGGCGTCGGTCACGACGCCCGCGGTGGTGGCGCCGATGCCGGGCAGTTCGGTGAGCGTCGCGTCCCGCACCCGCCGCGCCAGCTCGTCGGCGGGCAGGGCCGCGATCACGGCGGCCGCCCTGCGGAAGGCGCGCACGCGGTAGGTGGGAGCCCCCGCCCGTTCCAGCTGGAGTGCGATCTGCCGCAGTACACCTACCGGGTCCACGACTCAGCCCGCCGGTAGCCGGTGCAGCTCGACACCAGACAGTTCGCCGTCCGCGACGCTCGCGGTCAGGTAGGTGTGGTGTGGTTGCCGTCGCCGGTCGGTGGGCGAACCGGGATTGAGCAGCCGCAGGCCGCCCGCCGTGACGCTGTCCCACGGAATGTGGCTGTGGCCGAAGACGAGCACGTCGGCGCCGGGGAAGCGGCGCTCGCAGCGCTGTTCACGGCCCTTGGCCGGGCCCGTCTCGTGCACCACGGCCAGCCGCAGCCCGGCCAACTCCGCCTCGGCGACCTCGGGCAGCCGCGCCCGCAGCGCCGGACCGTCGTTGTTGCCGTACACGGCGAGCAGCGTGCGCGAGCGGGCCCGCACGCGGTCCAGCAGCGACTCGCTGACCCAGTCGCCCGCGTGCACGACGAGGTCGGCGGTGTCCACCTCCCGCCACACCCGGGAGGGCAGGTCCTTCGCGCGCCGTGGCACGTGCGTGTCGGACATGATGAGCAGCCGCACACCCGCCCCTTTCGATTCAGCCACCCAGGTTGGAGACCGAGACCCGCAGCCCCGCCGCCAGTTCGTCGAGTTCGCGCGCGGACGGCTCGTGATCGAGCAGCCGGTCGCGTAGCTCGTCGCGGGAGGCGACGACCAGCGCACCAGCGTATCGCGGCGACTGCAGGTCCGGGCCGCCGAGCAGGTGCACCCTGCCCTCCAGCAGCACCAGGCTGGCATCGGGTAGATCGCTGTCGAGCAGCGACCTGACGTCGTCACCGGTGATGCTCATGGTTCGTCACGCTCCTTGGTCGGGATCGGCCGGTCGCCGACCGGATACCCCGACCTGCGCGACAGAATGAGCCGAACCGACACTTTCGGCCGCGATCGGTACCGGTTCGTGCCCGGTTGCGTCCGGTTCGTTCGGGTTCGGTCCGCTTTCGGTCCGGTTCGCCTCCGCCCGGGCGGGCCGGGACGGGGGGCTGGTGCACGGAGTGTCGGAGCCGCCACGTATCTTTTCCGCGGAGTCCTGGCCCGTCGTCGCCAGACGTGGAGGGGTTGTCTTGCCGCAGGATCGCCAGTGGCCCGAGTCGCACAGCGAGCAGACCGACGTGCTGCCTGTCGTACCGCCTCATCCGGAAGGCGGCGCCGAGCAGCACGGTAACGAGCACGCTCAGCACGGCAACGAGACCACGCAACACATCCCACAGACTCCCCCAGGCCCCACCGCGCAGAGCGCGACCACGCAGGACCAGGCCACTCAGCACTTCACGCCGCAGGGCCAAGCGCCGCAGGGTCAAGCGCCGCAGAGCCACCC encodes:
- a CDS encoding PPOX class F420-dependent oxidoreductase, whose translation is MRAELDRLAEEPYVLLTTFRAGGEAVPTPVWVARMDSELVVWTERKAGKVKRVRRNPAVELVACDFRGRNTKGATVTGTARVLADEDSERVRRAIARKYGVVGRVSMFLSRLRGGRQRTVGLAVTLDGVTGQQR
- the priA gene encoding bifunctional 1-(5-phosphoribosyl)-5-((5-phosphoribosylamino)methylideneamino)imidazole-4-carboxamide isomerase/phosphoribosylanthranilate isomerase PriA — encoded protein: MTLTLLPAVDVADGQAVRLVRGEAGTETSYGSPLDAALAWQRDGAEWVHLVDLDAAFGKGSNRELLAEVVGKLDVDVELSGGIRDDDSLRAALATGARRVNLGTAALEDPYWCAKVLAAYGDRVAIGLDVRITGEGHRLAARGWTSDGGDLWEVLERLDRDGAQRYVVTDVSKDGTLGGPNLELLREVTARTDAAVIASGGVSSLDDLRALATLESDGVEGAIVGKALYAGAFTLPDALAAVSRAG
- the hisH gene encoding imidazole glycerol phosphate synthase subunit HisH codes for the protein MPQVVILDYGSGNLRSAERALRRAGADVEVTSDAHAALEADGLVVPGVGAFAACMEGVLAVGGDKIVGTRLAGGRPVLGICVGMQVLFERGVEHGVEAKGLGEWPGTVERLHADVLPHMGWNTVKVAPGSRLFEGIDPDARFYFVHSYAVRRWELVSGLPGGQPKVTLAHHGEDFVAAVENGPLCATQFHPEKSGDAGARLLANWLGTL
- a CDS encoding MFS transporter — protein: MWFVPMLRSAIRAGEESASPLANRSFRLMLVASAGAFTGYALLLPVVPLWAVRQGAGEVTAGAATGVFMAATVLAQFAVPAFVRRYGYRAGLLAGILLLGLPSPLLAVGTAPAAILGISLVRGLGFGLLTVCGSALIAELLPAGSLARGSGLYGLAVGLPQLLGLPIGTGIAQSWGFVPVFVLATAIPLAAILPTLALPAARPARRHAGDGGPHGARQVTAAVWRPWLPMLAASTGFGALATFLPLMLSAPVAAVALFAVPGAGMLARWLAGHVGDRRGGPGRMLPGALLACGLGLLGIAVLTAHPVLAVAAVGLFGAAFGVVQNDALVAMFARTSAGTASVAWNVAFDAGQGLGAVAVGAVAAQVGFPVAFGVLAVAAFVLLPVAWRARDGG
- a CDS encoding PHP domain-containing protein encodes the protein MDPVGVLRQIALQLERAGAPTYRVRAFRRAAAVIAALPADELARRVRDATLTELPGIGATTAGVVTDAVAGREPAYLTEVTTRGAPDLPDGGELLRALRGDCHTHSDYSDGGSSIEEMALAARELGHEYLVLTDHSPRLTVARGLSAERLRGQLEVIAELNPTLAPLRVLTGIEVDILPDGTLDQDPELLAELDVVVASVHSQLRMPEPEMTRRMLTAVADPRVNILGHCTGRLVKGRGRPQSRFDATAVFSACRDNDVAVEINSRPERLDPPRRLLRLARELGCRFAIDSDAHAPGQLGWLPYGCARATECGVRPADVVNTLPADELVAWASGH
- a CDS encoding metallophosphoesterase family protein, with translation MRLLIMSDTHVPRRAKDLPSRVWREVDTADLVVHAGDWVSESLLDRVRARSRTLLAVYGNNDGPALRARLPEVAEAELAGLRLAVVHETGPAKGREQRCERRFPGADVLVFGHSHIPWDSVTAGGLRLLNPGSPTDRRRQPHHTYLTASVADGELSGVELHRLPAG